The Blattabacterium sp. (Blatta orientalis) str. Tarazona genome contains the following window.
ACGGGATCTAGATCTAGAATAGATAAAAAAATTCCTCAGGATGGAAAAAAAATAATAGGATATAAAGAAGCTCTTTCTCTTCCGTTTTTGCCTAAAAGAATAATTATTATTGGATCTGGCTCTGTTGGATTAGAATTTTCTTATTTTTATCATTCCATGGGATCAAAAGTCACCATTATAGAACAATGTTCTCAACTTTTTCCAAATGGAGATGAGGAAATATCTGATCAATTAAAATCTTCTTTTGAGAAAATAGGAATTCAATGTTATGTTTCTTCTTTTGTAAAAGAAATTAATTGTTCGAATAAAGGAATTGTAGCTGATATTCATACTATTGATGGAGACTTTCTTTTGGAAGCAGATATAGTTATCTCTGCTATTGGAACAGTATCCAATATTGAGTTCATAGGACTAGAGGAAGTAGGAATTTATACTAAAAAAGGTTTTATTTCTGTAGATGAAAATTATAGAACTAATGTGGATGGATATTATGCAATTGGAGATGTAATAGAAGGACCTTCTTTAGCTCATGTTGCATCACATGAAGCCATTGTATGTATAGAAAATATAAAAGGATTAAATCCTCAAAAAATAGATTATAACAATATTCCTAAATGTGTTTATTGCTTACCTGAAATTGCTTCAGTAGGTTATACAGAAAAAGAAGCTAGGGAAAAAGGATATAAAATTCGAATAGGAAAATTTCCTTTTAGTGCTATCGGAAAATCTGTTTGTGATGGAAACACGGAAGGATTTGTTAAAGTTATTTTTGATGATAAATATGATGAATGGTTAGGTTGTCACATGATTGGAAATCATGTGAGCGATATAATTTCCGAAGTAGTGGTTGCTAGAAAGTTAGAGGCAACAAATCATGAGATAATAACATGCATTCACCCTCATCCTTCGTTAAGTGAATCTATTTTAGAATCTGTTGCTCACGCTTATGGAAAAGCTATTCATTTATAAAAATTTCTAAGTATAAGATTCATATGTTATTTATGATACATGTAGTATTATTTGGTCCACCAGGATGTGGAAAAGGAACTCAAGCAAAAATTTTAAAAAAAAATTTAGGATTCATTCATTTATCTACTGGCGTCATGTTTAGACATCATATAAAGTGCAAAACAAATTTGGGAAAAATAGTTCGTTATTATCTTAAACAAGGATTATTAGTTCCTGATCACATTACTATAAATATGTTAAATGTAGAAATAAAAAAGAATATTTCATCTAGGGGGATCATTTATGATGGATATCCTAGAACAAAAAATCAAGTTTCTTCTCTAGATAAAATATTAAAAGAGAAATCTATAGGAAAGATAGATGTGATTTTTTATTTTTCTATTGAAAAAAAATTGTTAATCAATAGATTATTGAACAGAGGAAAAACAAGTTATCGTGATGATGATACGGATATTATAACAGTTCAAAGAAGGATAGAAGAATATAATAAAGAAACTGCATGTATTTGGAATGAAGAAAAATGGAAAAATATTATTGTAAATGTCCCAGCTTCTTCTTCTATAGAAAATGTATCTCTTTTTATTAAGAAGAAAATCATGAATTTTTTTTGATGAAAGATAATTTCATAGATTTTATAAAGATTTACTGTAAAAGTGGAGATGGAGGAAAAGGAGCAATACACTTTCATAGAGAAAGATCTATAAGGAGAGGAGTATCTGATGGTGGAGATGGAGGAAAAGGAGGAAATATTATTATGCGAGGAAATTCTAATATTCATACATTTATTCATTTAAAATATAATAGACATTGGATCGCAAATTCTGGTTTTCCAGGGGGGAAAAAAAATTTAACCGGAGCTAATGGGAAAGATTTATTCATAGAAGTTCCTGTAGGAACTATCGTTAAAGATGTTAATCAGAACATATTAGCAGAAATTACTAGAAATTTTCAAGAAGAAGTTTTATTCCAAGGAGGAATAGGTGGAAAAGGAAATGCTTTTTTTAAGAGTTCGAAAAGAAGATCTCCTTATTATGCGCAATCTGGAGTAAAGACTAAGGGGAATTGGATAATTTTGGAATTGAAAATACTAGCAGACGTTGGAATCATTGGATTTCCTAATACAGGAAAATCCACTTTGCTATCCAAAATTACAAAAGCAAGACCAAAAATAGGAAATTTTTGTTTTACTACTACAATTCCAAATTTTGGAATAGTTAAAATGAATTATGATTCATTTATAGTTGCTGATCTTCCGGGAATTATAGAAAAAGCTTCGGAGGGAAAAGGATTAGGATATAAATTTTTGAGACATGTAGAACGTAATTTTATTTTGCTGTTTTTAATTTCTTCAAATACAGAAAATCATAAAATGGAATATTCAACTTTATTAAATGAATTGAAAAAATTTAATCCGAAATTATTAAATAAGAAACGTTTGTTAGCAGTTTCTAAATCAGATTTAATTGATAAGAGAACGAAAGAAGAAATAAAAAAAAATTTTCTTTTTTTAAAAGAAAATATTATTTTTATTTCTTCTTTTACAAGAGATGGACTTGTTCAGCTAAAATCGGAATTATGGAGTTTGGTTAGGGAAAATGCAAAGAGATAAAGACTACAATCCATTGAATTTTTCTATGACCATTTCTTTATCTATGTTTAATATTTTATTTTTATTTATTTCTTCTATATTAAACATGTAGTCTACAAATATTTTTTCACAGAAAGAACGTAATCCTCTTGCTCCTAAACCTAATTCAAGGGTTTTATCTATTATAATGTCTAAAACTTCATCTGTAATCTCGATGGATATTTGATCTAAATCAAACAGTTTTTTATATTGTTTAATTAAAGCATTTTTCGGTTCTATTAATATTTTTTTTAACATGATTTTGTCTAATGAATTTAAGTAAGTAATAATAGGAAACCTTCCTATAAGTTCAGGAATCAATCCGAATTTTCTTAGGTCATGCGCGGTGATATTCTTCAAAAAATTTTTTTCATTTTTGTTTTTTTTATTAGGATTAATGAATCCTATAGAAAATTGATGAATTCTATCAGATAAAATGTTTTCTATTCCGTCGAAGGTCCCTCCAGCTATAAATAAGATATTTTCCGTATTAATTGATATCATTTTTTGATCAGGATGTTTGCGTCCTCCTTGTGGTGGAACGTTAATAATTGATCCTTCTAGAATTTTTAACAAAGCTTGTTGAACACCTTCTCCAGATACATCTCTGGTGAGAGATGGATTATTTTTTTTTCTAGATATTTTATCTATTTCGTCTATAAATACAATTCCTTTTTCCGCGGAATTTACATCGTAATTTGCTGATTGCAACAATCTAGTTAAAATAGATTCTACATCTTCTCCTACATATCCTGCTTCTGTTAATGCTGTAGCATCTGCTATGGTAAAAGGAATTTTTAAAAGCCTAGAAATACTTTTAGCGAGTAATGTTTTTCCCGTTCCTGTATTTCCTATCAATAGAATATTAGACTTTTCTATTTCTACATCATTATTTTCTTCTTTATTATTAAGAAAATGAATTACACGTTTGTAATGATTATATACAGCTACAGATATAACCTTTTTCGCTTCATTTTGTCCTATCACATATTTATCTAAAAATTTTTTTATTTCTTTTGGTTTCTTTATTTCTATTATTTTTTTTTCTTCTACATTTTTTTTTTCTTTTTCTGTAGAAAATTTCCTGTGAATTATGGAGTATGTTTTTTCTATACAAAAATTGCAAATATGACCACTCACACCTGATATGAGGAAAGTTATTTCATTTTTTCTTCTTCCACAAAAATTGCATTTCAATGAATCTTCCATAAATTTTTCAAGATTCCTTTTACATAAAAAAGGAGCAAGCGAATCTACATCACATCGCTACTACCTAATTACCTTTGCTGTGTTCCCACCCTGGAGGATTTGACTAGGGAGCTGATTGTGTAGAACTTGCTCCAAGTTTGGCAAATATAAAAAAAATTATAAATTCTTTTTTATTCCAAGTTTTCAATTCGATATGAATTTTTTCTAATGAAATCTAATGAAATTATAAAATACGGAAGAGTTTTTTCACAACATTTTTTATGGAAACAAAATATGTTTTTGTTACAGGAGGAGTAACTTCTTCCTTAGGAAAGGGAATTGTATCTGCTTCTTTAGGCATGTTATTAAAGCATAGAGGTTATAAAGTCACAATTCAAAAAATGGATCCTTATTTCAATATAGATCCAGGAACCTTAAATCCTTATGAACATGGAGAGTGTTTTGTAACTAGTGATGGAGCGGAAACGGATCTAGATTTAGGACATTATGAACGTTTTTTAGACCAACAAACAACAAAAGATAATAATGTGACATCTGGGATGATATATAAAACTGTTATTGATAATGAAAGAAAAGGAAATTATTTAGGAGAAACCGTGCAGGTCATCCCTCATATAACTAATGAAATTAAAAAACGCATTAAAAAGCTTGAAAAATCCAATGATTATGACATTATTATTACTGAAATAGGAGGTACAGTAGGAGATATAGAAATTCTTCCTTATATCGAGACTGTTCGTCAGTTGAAATGGGAATTAGGAGAATCCAATGGATTGGTTATTCATTTAACTTTACTACCCTATATATCAGTAACTGGAGAAATCAAAACAAAACCTACACAACATTCTGTTAGAAATTTAATGGAGAATGGAATTCAAGCAGATATTTTAATTTGTAGAACAGAAAAACATATATCTAAAAGTATTCGTAATAAATTAGCTTTATTTTGTAATGTGAAACCAGAGAATGTTATTGAATCTATTAATACTAAAGTTATTTATGATATTCCATGTTTATTACATGTACAAAATTTTGATAAAGTAGTTTTAAATCATTTAAATTTGTCTACTTTGATTACTCCAAATTTAAAAAAATGGAAAGTTTTTTTGAAGAAACATAAAAATCCTAAATGTAGGATAAAAATTGCCCTAGTTGGAAAATATGTTTCTTTGCGTGATTCGTATAAATCTATTACAGAAGCGTTAATTCATGCTGGAACAGAAAATGAAACTTATGTAGATATAAAATGGATTTATTCCGGAATGATCAAAGAAAAAAATATAAAAGAATATTTTGAAGGAATTTCTGGAATTTTAATTACTCCTGGATTTGGAAATAGAGGGATAGAAGGAAAAATACTAGCTGCAAGATATGCTAGAGAAAATGAAATACCTTTTTTAGGTATATGTTTGGGAATGCAAATAGCAGTAATAGAGTTTGCTAGAAATGTATTGAAAATACAAAAAGCAGAAAGTTCTGAAACTAATCCAAAGACATCTCATCCAGTTATTAGTTTAATGAAAGAACAAAAAAATATAATGCAAAAAGGTGGGACAATGAGACTAGGAAATTGGAAATGTTCTTTAATAGAGAAATCTAAAATTTTTTCTATTTATGGAAAGAAAGAAATTTTTGAAAGACATCGTCATAGATACGAGTTTAATAATGCTTATTTAGAAAGTTTTTCTAATGCTGGAATGAAAGCCGTGGGAATAAACCAAGAAACAGGTTTAGTAGAAGCGATTGAATTAGATAATCATGTTTTTTTCTTAGGAGTTCAGTATCATCCTGAGTATAATAGTACAGTAACTCATCCTCATCCTTTGTTTACTTATTTTGTACAAATTTCTAAAAATCATAAATCATTTGATTATCATTATGTATGAAGGAAAAAAATTTGGATTATAATTCTACAATTGGTTTATTTCTTATATTGTTAATCTTGACTGTTTTTACATATTTTAACACATATAGCGATAAAGAATTTATATCAAATAGATTTCCAGAAAAAAGAGTTTCCTTATCTGATAAATCATCTTTCGTTTCAAAAAAAAATACAAAGAAGGATTGTGTTTTAGAAAATGAAGTTTTAAGACTAAGGATCTCTAGTTTAGGAGGAATGATAGATGAAGTTTTTTTAAAAAAATACAAAGCTTATGATTTGACTCATTTATCACATAATAAAAATCTTTACTTAATAAAAGATTCTAGTTTTTTATATAAAATGATTTTTTGGGTTAATTCTAATAATAAACATTCTAAGAAAAATTTAATCACTACAAACTCATTGTATTTTCATCCTTTTTTTTTTCAGAAAAGAGGAAAACTTATAATTCTTATAATGAGAGCTCATAATCCTTATGGTGTAGGTTTTATAGATCATATATACACTTTAAGTGAAGGAGCCCAATACCATGTAGGCTTTTATGTACGAACAGTGAATTTATTTCCTGAAAAAGGAAATAAAACTATTTCAATTAATTTAGAACAAAAAGTTTTTTCCCTAGAAAAGGATAGAAATTGGGAAAATTCTTACACACAAGTTTATTATTCTTACAAAAAGAATTCTCATTCCAAGATTCAATTTTTATCCGAAAAAAAATCGGAAGAAAAAAATATATATAATTTGAATTGGGTAGCTTATAAACAACAATTTTTGCAACAATTTTATACCAAAAAACCTTTAAAAGATTTTTTTATACGTTCTGAAAATTTTTCTTCAGGAGTTTTTTTAAAAAAAATTCAATCTAATATTTTATTAAAGATAAAAGAACATGAAGAAGTAAATATCCCTTTTCAATTATATTTTGGACCTATAGATTTTTCTTTATTGAAAAAGTTTGATCAACAAATAGAAAATATTATTCCATTTGGTTGGGGTTTTTTAAAATGGATTAATAAATATTTCTTTTTGGCAATTTTTCAATTTTTAGAAAAAACAAATTTGAATTATGGAGTAATCATTATTTTAATGACAATTGTAGTGAAATTAATATTATCACCAATAACCTATAAACAATATAAGTTAAGCGCTATGATGAAGTTGATTCGTCCAGAAATTGACGAGATTAATAATAAATTCAGGAATTCGGATCCATTAAAAAAACAAAGGGCTATGATGGAATTATATCAAAAAGCAGGAATAAACCCAATGTCTGGATGTTTTTCTGCTCTATTTCAGATTCCTATTTTTTACTCCTTATTTAAATTTTTTCCAACTTTGATTAATCTCAGAGGAAAATCTTTTTTGTGGGTGGATGATCTCACTTCATATGACTCTATTTTAGAGTTACCATTTTCTATTCCTTTTTATGGAAGTCATGTGAGTTTACTTACATTATTGTATTCATTTGCTCTTTTAGTTTATACAAAATTAAGTAATAACGTAGGCAGTAATGATACTTTAAATAATCAAAATAATGCATCCGATATGCCTTTTATATTATATTTAATGCCTATCATAATGCTTTTATTTATAAATAGTTATGCCTCTGGACTTTCTCTTTATTATTTTATATCTAATATTATTAATATTGGTTTAATTTTCTTTATTAAAAAATTTTTGTTAGATGAAAATAAGATTCGTCAGAAAATTCAAGAAAATCAAAAAAACCAAAAAAACGCCATTATTGGAAATATAGAATAAAAGAAATCATGAAAAAAAAAAGAATGGAAAAAATTTCTGATTTTTAAAAAATCAATTGTACTTCTTTTGAGAAAAAAAAATTTTTATTCTTGTTAAATTCAATCACTAAATTTCCTCTTCTTGTTATATTTCGAATAATTCCTTTAGAAAATCCATTGATTTCACAATGAATATTTTTTCTTATATAGAAAAAAGAGATTTTATCTTTCATATAAAGATGATTTACGTAATAATCTCTTATATCCGATTCTCCGTGAATTGTAAAAAGAAAATATTCTTTTTGTATGGAATAAATTATGTTATAAAATAATTTGTCTAATTCAAAATCCTTGTTAAGAATCTTTTTTAAAGAAGAAGCTTTAAATTTAGAATTAAATTTTAATTGATTAACATTTAATCCTATTCCGATAATTGTTGTATGTATTTTCTTATTAAGAACTTTATTCTCAATTAGTATTCCTCCTATTTTTTTGTTCATTAGAATAATGTCATTAGGCCATTTAATCCAAATGAATTCGCTATAACTAAATAAAGTTTTATGAATAGCGTTACTTACAATCATATTCATTACATATCCTTTATCAATAGATAAGGGAATCGATTTAAAAAAAATGCTGAAAGTTAAATTTTTTTCTTTTTCTGTTTCCCATAAATTATTACCTACTCCTTTTCCATTTGTTTGATGCATGGACCAAATAACAGTCCAGTTATTCATACATTTTGAAATTTTCCTTTTTATGTATTGATTAGTAGAATCTACTTTTTGTAGAAAAATTAAATATATTGGCCAAATAAATCTTTTCAAAATATTTTATGTTGAAAAATTTAACTTCTTTAAAGTGAAAACCTTATTTTTGTTTTTGAGTTAGTTAGTAAAAAACGCTTAACAAGTAAATTACTAGAATATTTCTACTAAAAAAATCCGTTTTGCTATTAAAAAAAATTATAGAAGGGATTCAAATAGTAAAAGGTGAAGATATTTCTGTTTTAAACTTAAAAAATAGAAATAATTTTGTTTGTGACTATTTTGTTGTTTGTAATGGAGAATCTAAAAATCAAGTTTATGCTATATATAAATCCATAGAAAAGATTACAATTGAAAAGTTAAAAAAAAAACCCTGGCATATAGAAGGTTTAAAAAATAGAGAATGGATATTGATAGATTATGTTTCTATTGTTGTACATGTTTTTCAAAAAAGAGTCAGATTATATTATAACATAGAAAATATTTGGACAATAAATTTATAGCCATGCTTGATTTATATTTAAATAAATGAAGAAAACCTATGATAGATAAAAAAGTAAAAAGTAAAAACAACTTTTTTTGGATATATGCAATTATACTAGCCATATTTCTAGGGATATTTTTCTTTAAATCTTCTTTTTCTAATCCTAAAAAAATAGATCAGGACACTTTTTTTGATATTCTTATGAAAGGAGAAGTACAAAAAATTATAGTAAAACATAGGGAAATTGTACATGTTTATTTAAAAAAAGAATTTTTGCCATCTCATGATATTCTTCATTCACCACATGATATAATAAAAAATGATCGCAAAAAGAAGTTTATTTCGCATCCTTTACAATACGAATTTGAAATAGGAGATTTACAGTTTTTTCAGAAAAAATTTGAAGAATATAAAAAAAAATATAATCTGGATACTCTTATTGATTTTAAAAATCAACAAGAATATACTATTACAAAATTTTTTTTTGATTATGGGATATTCTTTATTTTGCTGATTATCTTCTGGGTTTTTGTTTTTCGTAGAATTGGAGCTACTGGAGGAGGTCCTGGAGGGCAAATATTTAATATTGGAAAATCTAGAGCTAAGTTATTTGATGAAAATGATAATGTGAAAATCACATTTAAAGATGTTGCTGGTTTGGAAGGTGCCAAAGAAGAAGTACAAGAAATTGTAGAATTCTTGAAAAGTCCTCAAAAGTATACTAAGTTAGGAGGAAAAATTCCGAAAGGCGCCCTTTTAATAGGACCGCCTGGAACTGGAAAAACTTTATTGGCAAAAGCTGTAGCTGGAGAGGCAAAAGTTCCTTTTTTTTCCTTATCTGGTTCTGACTTTGTAGAAATGTTTGTAGGAGTAGGAGCTTCTAGAGTAAGAGATTTATTTGAAAAAGCAAAAGATAAATATCCCTGTATCATATTTATTGATGAAATAGATGCCATAGGAAGAGCTAGAGGAAAAAGTAGTATAGCAGGATCTAATGATGAAAGAGAAAACACTTTAAATCAGCTACTTACAGAAATGGACGGATTTGGGACTCACACAAATGTTATTGTGTTAGCTGCTACAAATAGATCTGATATATTAGATAAAGCGTTGCTTCGTCCAGGTAGATTTGATCGTACTATATTAGTAGATCTTCCGGAATTGAATGAAAGAAAAGAAATATTTCGTGTTCACTTACAAAGGCTTGTATTATCTAATAAAGTTGATATAGTTTTTTTAGCTAAACAAACCCCAGGATTTAGTGGAGCAGATATAGCAAACATTTGCAATGAATCGGCTCTTATCGCAGCGAGAAAAAATAGATCCAAGATAGAAAATCAGGATTTTTTAGACGCCATAGATCGTATTATAGGAGGACTGGAAAAAAAGAATAAAATAATAAAACCAAATGAGAAAAAAAGAATAGCTTATCATGAAGCGGGACATGCTACTGTAAGTTGGTTATTAGAACATGCGGCTCCTTTAGTCAAAGTGACTATTGTCCCAAGAGGAAAATCTTTGGGATCCGCTTGGTATCTTCCAGAAGAAAGACAACTTACCACTCCAGAACAAATGAAAGACGAAATTTGTGCTCTATTAGGAGGGAGATCTGCAGAAGAAGTTATTTTCAGCAGTATTTCAACAGGGGCATTGAATGATTTGGAAAGAGTTACAAAACAAGCACAATCTATGGTAGCTATTTTTGGGTTAAATGATAGAATTGGAAATATTTCTTATTATGATTCTACGGGGCAAAGTGAATTTTCTTTTTCAAAACCTTATAGTGAAAAAACAGCACAAATCATAGATGAAGAAATCTCGAAAATTATTGCTGAACAATATCAAAGAGCAAAAAATCTATTAAAAAGTAATGAAAAAAAATTATCTATGCTAGCTAATGAACTTCTAGAAAAAGAAGTGATCTTCAGGGAAGATTTGAAAAAAATTTTTGGAGAAAGACCTTTTTCCGAGGATTTAGGAGATATTTTTACTTCAGTAAGTAATCTTCCTTCTTCTTAAAAAATATTGTTAATGAAGAAAAAAAAGAAATTAGACTTTCTGATAAGATTTTTCACCGGATTGATTTATGTTTTTTTAATCATTTTTTCTATAAAAGAAGGAGAAAAGATTTTCAGAATTGTGATGATGATATTATCTTTTTTTTGTTTATTTGAATTTTTAGTTATTTTAAAAACGAATACTTTTTTGATTAAAATAGCTTCATTTTTTATACTTTTTTCTATATTTTTAGATTTTTTAAGAAAAGAAGGTTTAATTTTATATATTATATGTTTTATTCCTTATTCTATAATATTTTTTACCATTCAATTATTTTCTAAAACTTCTTCTCATAAAGAAAAAATCACACAAATCAGCCATTTAATTTTCGGTTTCGTATACATAATTATACCTTTTCTGTTGGCTTCTTATATATATACTATATATGGAGGAAGAAAATTAATTTTGGGAACTTTTATTTTAATATGGACTAATGACACATTATCCTATTTAATAGGAAAAAAGTGGGGAAAGAGAAAAATAGCTGTATCTATATCTCCTAAGAAATCTTTGGAAGGATTTATAGGAGGTTTATTTTTTTGCTTGATTTTTGGTTTCTTTTTATATAAGATATGGGGGGAAAAATATTGGTTCATTTTAGCTATTTCTATCCCTATCTTTGCAACTATTGGAGATCTAGTAGAATCTACTATTAAAAGATCTTATAGTGTCAAAAATTCAGGAATCTGGTTTCCTGGACATGGAGGATTTTTAGATAGATTAGATAGCTTTATATTTGTAATACCTATTATAGCTACAATAGCTGCTGGGGTTACTCATTTTTTATAGTAAAAGAATTTTTATGATTCATAAGGAAGGTTTTCCTTTTTTAATCTATGCATTAATTCTAATATTAATAGGGGTTTCTATTTCAGCTATTTTATTCTCTAAGTTTCTTAATTTATTTATTTTTTCATTTTCTATTATGTTGTATTGTTTTCTTATTTCTTTTTTCAGAAATCCTAAAAGAATAATATCTATAAGTCATTATAAAGATGAAAGTAAAGTACTTTCTCCTGCTGATGGAAAAGTCATAGGAATAAAAAAAACTTTGGAAAACGAATTTATAAAGAAAAAATGTATATGCATATCTATTTTTATGTCTCCTTTTGATGTTCATATAAATAGATTTCCAGTATCTGGAAAAATAATTTATGCAAAATATCATCCAGGAAAATACTGGTTAGCATGGGATAAAAAAGCTTCATTAAATAATGAACGTACCACTACTGTGGTAGAAACGAGAACAAAAAAAGAAATCCTATTTCGACAAATAGCAGGATTTTTAGCCCGTCGTATAGTTTTTTATGCAAAAAAAAATTCTCTAGCAAAAAAGGGAGAAGAATTTGGATTTATTAAGTTTGGATCCAGAGTAGATATTTATTTGCCGTTAAATACCTTTGTTCTCATAAAAAAAGGAGAGAAAGTAATTGGCGGAAAAACTGTTATTTCTATTATTCCACAATAATAATTCTACTCCTTTTTCTAAATCTAATCTTCTAACAAAAAGAGAAAAAATGTTTCATTTTACTTCTTCATAATCCACATCCTGTACATTCTCATTTCCTTTGTTTCCTTTATTATTTTTTTCTTCATTTTCAGAATTATCTGTATGACTCTTTGTTTTGGAAGCCGCGTAGATTTCTTGCGAAGCATTTGTCCAAGCTTCGTTTAATTTTTTCATACAAATTTCAATTTTCGAAAAATCTTTTTTAGAATACGCTTGTTTTAATTCTTCCAAAGAATTTTCTATATTTTTTTTATTATTATCAGATAATTTATCTCCATAATCTTTTAATTGTTTTTCTGATTGAAAAATTTGATTATCTGCGACATTTAATTTATCTATTTCTCCTTTAATTTTTTCATCTTTTTGAGCATTTTCTTCTGCTTCTTTTTTCATTTTTTCTATTTCATCTTGACTTAATCCAGATGAAGTTTCAATACGTATAGATTGTTCTTTTCCTGTTCCTTTATCTTTT
Protein-coding sequences here:
- the lpdA gene encoding dihydrolipoyl dehydrogenase; amino-acid sequence: MYFDVIVLGSGPGGYVASIRAAQLGMKTALIEKESLGGVCLNWGCIPTKSLLNTAKELQKIRENKDLFGIKNPLEIDFSKIISKSRQVVDKMRNGLSFLMKKNGIHVIYGNAKLKNGKKIDIFRNGEKFEEFYASHIVIATGSRSRIDKKIPQDGKKIIGYKEALSLPFLPKRIIIIGSGSVGLEFSYFYHSMGSKVTIIEQCSQLFPNGDEEISDQLKSSFEKIGIQCYVSSFVKEINCSNKGIVADIHTIDGDFLLEADIVISAIGTVSNIEFIGLEEVGIYTKKGFISVDENYRTNVDGYYAIGDVIEGPSLAHVASHEAIVCIENIKGLNPQKIDYNNIPKCVYCLPEIASVGYTEKEAREKGYKIRIGKFPFSAIGKSVCDGNTEGFVKVIFDDKYDEWLGCHMIGNHVSDIISEVVVARKLEATNHEIITCIHPHPSLSESILESVAHAYGKAIHL
- a CDS encoding nucleoside monophosphate kinase, translated to MIHVVLFGPPGCGKGTQAKILKKNLGFIHLSTGVMFRHHIKCKTNLGKIVRYYLKQGLLVPDHITINMLNVEIKKNISSRGIIYDGYPRTKNQVSSLDKILKEKSIGKIDVIFYFSIEKKLLINRLLNRGKTSYRDDDTDIITVQRRIEEYNKETACIWNEEKWKNIIVNVPASSSIENVSLFIKKKIMNFF
- the obgE gene encoding GTPase ObgE, coding for MKDNFIDFIKIYCKSGDGGKGAIHFHRERSIRRGVSDGGDGGKGGNIIMRGNSNIHTFIHLKYNRHWIANSGFPGGKKNLTGANGKDLFIEVPVGTIVKDVNQNILAEITRNFQEEVLFQGGIGGKGNAFFKSSKRRSPYYAQSGVKTKGNWIILELKILADVGIIGFPNTGKSTLLSKITKARPKIGNFCFTTTIPNFGIVKMNYDSFIVADLPGIIEKASEGKGLGYKFLRHVERNFILLFLISSNTENHKMEYSTLLNELKKFNPKLLNKKRLLAVSKSDLIDKRTKEEIKKNFLFLKENIIFISSFTRDGLVQLKSELWSLVRENAKR
- the clpX gene encoding ATP-dependent Clp protease ATP-binding subunit ClpX; its protein translation is MEDSLKCNFCGRRKNEITFLISGVSGHICNFCIEKTYSIIHRKFSTEKEKKNVEEKKIIEIKKPKEIKKFLDKYVIGQNEAKKVISVAVYNHYKRVIHFLNNKEENNDVEIEKSNILLIGNTGTGKTLLAKSISRLLKIPFTIADATALTEAGYVGEDVESILTRLLQSANYDVNSAEKGIVFIDEIDKISRKKNNPSLTRDVSGEGVQQALLKILEGSIINVPPQGGRKHPDQKMISINTENILFIAGGTFDGIENILSDRIHQFSIGFINPNKKNKNEKNFLKNITAHDLRKFGLIPELIGRFPIITYLNSLDKIMLKKILIEPKNALIKQYKKLFDLDQISIEITDEVLDIIIDKTLELGLGARGLRSFCEKIFVDYMFNIEEINKNKILNIDKEMVIEKFNGL
- a CDS encoding CTP synthase; translation: METKYVFVTGGVTSSLGKGIVSASLGMLLKHRGYKVTIQKMDPYFNIDPGTLNPYEHGECFVTSDGAETDLDLGHYERFLDQQTTKDNNVTSGMIYKTVIDNERKGNYLGETVQVIPHITNEIKKRIKKLEKSNDYDIIITEIGGTVGDIEILPYIETVRQLKWELGESNGLVIHLTLLPYISVTGEIKTKPTQHSVRNLMENGIQADILICRTEKHISKSIRNKLALFCNVKPENVIESINTKVIYDIPCLLHVQNFDKVVLNHLNLSTLITPNLKKWKVFLKKHKNPKCRIKIALVGKYVSLRDSYKSITEALIHAGTENETYVDIKWIYSGMIKEKNIKEYFEGISGILITPGFGNRGIEGKILAARYARENEIPFLGICLGMQIAVIEFARNVLKIQKAESSETNPKTSHPVISLMKEQKNIMQKGGTMRLGNWKCSLIEKSKIFSIYGKKEIFERHRHRYEFNNAYLESFSNAGMKAVGINQETGLVEAIELDNHVFFLGVQYHPEYNSTVTHPHPLFTYFVQISKNHKSFDYHYV
- a CDS encoding YidC/Oxa1 family insertase periplasmic-domain containing protein; this translates as MKEKNLDYNSTIGLFLILLILTVFTYFNTYSDKEFISNRFPEKRVSLSDKSSFVSKKNTKKDCVLENEVLRLRISSLGGMIDEVFLKKYKAYDLTHLSHNKNLYLIKDSSFLYKMIFWVNSNNKHSKKNLITTNSLYFHPFFFQKRGKLIILIMRAHNPYGVGFIDHIYTLSEGAQYHVGFYVRTVNLFPEKGNKTISINLEQKVFSLEKDRNWENSYTQVYYSYKKNSHSKIQFLSEKKSEEKNIYNLNWVAYKQQFLQQFYTKKPLKDFFIRSENFSSGVFLKKIQSNILLKIKEHEEVNIPFQLYFGPIDFSLLKKFDQQIENIIPFGWGFLKWINKYFFLAIFQFLEKTNLNYGVIIILMTIVVKLILSPITYKQYKLSAMMKLIRPEIDEINNKFRNSDPLKKQRAMMELYQKAGINPMSGCFSALFQIPIFYSLFKFFPTLINLRGKSFLWVDDLTSYDSILELPFSIPFYGSHVSLLTLLYSFALLVYTKLSNNVGSNDTLNNQNNASDMPFILYLMPIIMLLFINSYASGLSLYYFISNIINIGLIFFIKKFLLDENKIRQKIQENQKNQKNAIIGNIE
- a CDS encoding biotin--[acetyl-CoA-carboxylase] ligase, which translates into the protein MNNWTVIWSMHQTNGKGVGNNLWETEKEKNLTFSIFFKSIPLSIDKGYVMNMIVSNAIHKTLFSYSEFIWIKWPNDIILMNKKIGGILIENKVLNKKIHTTIIGIGLNVNQLKFNSKFKASSLKKILNKDFELDKLFYNIIYSIQKEYFLFTIHGESDIRDYYVNHLYMKDKISFFYIRKNIHCEINGFSKGIIRNITRRGNLVIEFNKNKNFFFSKEVQLIF